AATGACAATCGACGAACTAACCCTGGAAGTTTTAGCAGATAAAGCCTTATCTCAATTTGACAGTAAAAAACTGGTAAGCTGGGCGGTTAGTGTTTTAGAATTGGGTTACGAAAACGAAAATTTATTTATTCTTGCGGGCTTAGACTTTGATTCGACAGAAGAAAGAGAACATTATTTTTGGAAAAGTATTGCAGACCTCAAACTCAATGTTGAAAAAACTGAAGAGCAATTGCTTGAAAAATATGCACAGGCGATTGCCAATAGAGCCATTGAGAAAAAGATTAGCATTGAATATGCATTTCAGCAAATGAATAGAATAGTTTCAGCAAGCGGATACGACAGCAAATACTTAGCCTTTTACGAAATAAACGAAGATCTGGAGTACCTGAAGTACGAGAATAAAACGATATATCATTCCGGGCTAACTACGGAAAATGCAAACGAATTTATCTTTGAAGAGTTTAGGTTTTTTGCCTTGATGGAAGATTTAAAAATTCCACAAGAATTTAGAAACCAGTGTTATTGTCAGCGATGCAAAAAGCTTAATATTCCGGTTACTAGGAATAAGTTCCAATTAAAAAGACCTTTTAGATATGCAGTCTCGACTTGTGGCATTTGTGGATCTGAAAAGCTTAAACACAGCAGTGATCACGAAGTGAAGTGGATCATAATTAATGAGTATAAAAAGGCTATGTTAAATGCTCATGTATTCAGTTAGCACAACACTAAATCAAAAGGAATAGAATTAATGATTTCAACAAAAAATCTCAGTTTACTCCCAGATAGAACATCACTGGAGAATATTTGTAAAGCGATTTCAGTTTTAGACGCAATAATTTGTCAGGAATGGCAGTACCGTTATTATTCATTCTATTCGAACTGGGGCCCCGACGAACAATGTTTGCAAATGCGAAATGGTTCGGGTGAAGAAATTCATATATTATTTCTACCGAACGGCTGTGCAATAAATGGTACTGCGCTGGACTATAAGCAACAAGATAAGACTAAATTAACAGCCAATTTGCCTGCAATTTTTAATGAATTTGTTTTTGGGGAGCCAGTCGCATCACTGGGTACTACATTTTGTATATGGACCACTGAACCGAAAAACTGGCAAGTTGGACAACTTGAAAACATTGAAGATCATTCAGGAGAAATGTTGAGCATTTTTGACGGAGATCCTCAGACTTATGTTGATTGGGCGACTGATTATTTTGAAGGTAGTTACAAAGCAAGTGGAATCCCTCTGGAAACCGCATCAAAAATTTATAGTGGACAAACACTGACAAAAGAAATGGTTTTATCCATTGTTGAGGAACTGGAAGATTGGGAACAACTTGAAACTGATCTAAAAGAAATCAGTTATCCTTATAACTTCAAATAGCAAAAAAAACTTAAAAAATGAGCGAAGCGCAAAAAAGACTATACTTTGAAATGGTCGACAACAATATAGAAAAACACGGCTTTCATGTAACCTATGTGCTCGAAGCAAAAGACTTTACCCCGTTTGGCTATTCAAGCGGTTTGTATAAAAATTTTGGAATCCCCGAGGCTTTTGTTTCCGGCTTGCCCAATGGACTTACCAATACATTAATTACCAATTATGCTCAAGCATTTAGGGATCAAAAAGTGCCTTTAAAACAAAAATTAGCTAATCTAATCGATCGTTTCCCGGTATATATCATTCCGGTAAAAAATGAAGCCTTGAATGAAAAAATACTGAGTACGTTCAGATTATATGAAAACGATTACTTCGAATCTATCCAAATCATTTTTCCGGATTTAGATGGGAAGTTCCCGCAGGAGGTAGGTTATAATTATGACCAGGAAATTTTTGGTGATTACGAACTAAAATAAAGTCTTTTTACTTGAGTTCGATAATTAGTATTATAGTATTATTTTCTTCAGTGCTGATTCAATATTAAGGCCTCCCGTTCTGTCCGTAGAGTTAAGCATAGCGTCTCTACGGATACAAGAATAAAATTGAGTTTAAAACTCAACTAAAACGAGTCACAGACTCTTATCTATTATTAATCCGTAGAGCCCTTCGGAACTCTACGGACAGACACGTTGATTCAATATTAAGGCCTCACACAAAGCCACAACATTGAAAATTTAGATATAAAAAAAGCAGATTAAGCGCTTAAATCAACGCTCAATCTGCTTAAAATTATTGCCGGTTAAAGCCGAATATTATTTAATCACTTTAATCTGTCCTTTCATCACCATGTAATGGCCCGGATAGGTACAAATAAAAGGATATACACCCGGTGTTTTAGGTACTGTAAAATAAATCGTATCTGATTTTCCAGGCTGCAATAATGACGTGTAAGCCAGCACCTTAGGTGTGCTAGGAACAAAATCATACTTTTCGCCATCAAGACCCATTTTCAAGGCCATTTCCCCTACCGCATTGCCCGATCCCGGTGTGGTAAACACAAAATTGTGCAACATATCGTCAACATTTTTAAAGGTTAGTTTTACTTTAGTACCTGCCTTTAAGGTAATGCTGGTCAAATCGAATTTTAAACCTGGCTTAGTTCCTAACACAATCGTTTTATCAGGTCCTTTAGTCCAGTTTTCTGGTTGTTGGGTAACATGTTTTGCAACATCGGTATTCCCTTTAACTGAGCCTCCGGCAGCTGGCATATTGCCCATTTGGTGATGATCCATGCCCTCCATATGGTGTTCGGCCGGCGCGTTGCCTGTGGGTTTATTTTCAGCAGTTAATGCCAACTTTTCTCCATCGGGGATCTTGTTTAGAGTATAATAGCCGTAATTGTGCAACAAAGGGATCTTGTCGTTCTCGGCAAGTAATCCTTCCATTTTAATTTCGTGGATGTAACCTTCTTTTAAGCTATCCAACACTAACCGCACTCTTTTGTGATCAGGAGAAACAACAATGGCTTTAATGCTGCGTGCCGATTTATTGATCACCGGACTGCCGTAAATGTGGTGATATTTATAGGTAAAAGTAGATAGTTGATAAGCACCGGCATCCCGGGCGGTTTTTTCATCAACCGGCATGGTAAACTCGAGCTCAAAACCATCGGGCTGGGCCTTTACCGTTTGCACTTCAAATGGCACAATACCCGACCAGGTTAAACGCTGTAGCCCGTATTCGGCTTTGCCTGTAGATGACCATCCTCTTGAAGTCATGCCCACCAGCATACTGCCATCGGAGCCCCAGTTCATCCGGAGAATACCGGAAGAAAATCCACGGCGGAAAGGGAAAACCACGCCCTGGTATACCCCTTTAACTTTCTCTAAAAACACCCTGTTGATGTTACTCTGCGATTGGTCGCCTACAAAAAGCTGCCCTTTAAATGGTCCCATGTTGCCATTATCGGTATAATTGAGGATACCTGATGTAGAGTTGCCCATAATCGAATGCGGAATCCACACCGATGGGGTTTTTAATCCCGGAACCCTTTTGGCTACTTCGAATTCGGGCTCGCCAGTATCGGGAATATCATTTTTACGCAGTTTAACCGGAGAACCTGGCTCACCTGCCCATACCAGGCCGGCAGGATTACCTACAAAATCGCCTTCCGCTACGTGGGTAATGCTGCCCGAGCCTACCCAGTCGCCCTGGTTTTCGGCATAAAATATTTCACCGTCGCTATTTAGCGCCATTGCTGCAGGCGAGCGGAAACCGGTTGCAAAAGGTTTTAACTTAAAATCGGGGGTGAATTTGAGCATCCAACCGTGCCATTTAGATAAACTGGCGCCATAACCAATCCAGCCCACGTTAAGCGTAACCACCATGTTGCCATCTTTATCTAATATAGGTCCATATGCATATTCGTGGTAATTGCCCGATAATGGCCACGAGTACATGGTACGGTATTCATCGGCTTCGCCATCGCCATCCAGATCGCGCAGG
The nucleotide sequence above comes from Pedobacter riviphilus. Encoded proteins:
- a CDS encoding DUF4262 domain-containing protein, which produces MSEAQKRLYFEMVDNNIEKHGFHVTYVLEAKDFTPFGYSSGLYKNFGIPEAFVSGLPNGLTNTLITNYAQAFRDQKVPLKQKLANLIDRFPVYIIPVKNEALNEKILSTFRLYENDYFESIQIIFPDLDGKFPQEVGYNYDQEIFGDYELK
- a CDS encoding plastocyanin/azurin family copper-binding protein, which gives rise to MKKSTYLLSLLLLGSGLVTVKAQTQAQTEKQIYPIVTVPIPKEIALEVGGMTFLPNDELAVATRKGEVWIITNPYMKGGQQPKYRLFAHGMHEILGLNYIKGDLYLTQRAEITRLRDLDGDGEADEYRTMYSWPLSGNYHEYAYGPILDKDGNMVVTLNVGWIGYGASLSKWHGWMLKFTPDFKLKPFATGFRSPAAMALNSDGEIFYAENQGDWVGSGSITHVAEGDFVGNPAGLVWAGEPGSPVKLRKNDIPDTGEPEFEVAKRVPGLKTPSVWIPHSIMGNSTSGILNYTDNGNMGPFKGQLFVGDQSQSNINRVFLEKVKGVYQGVVFPFRRGFSSGILRMNWGSDGSMLVGMTSRGWSSTGKAEYGLQRLTWSGIVPFEVQTVKAQPDGFELEFTMPVDEKTARDAGAYQLSTFTYKYHHIYGSPVINKSARSIKAIVVSPDHKRVRLVLDSLKEGYIHEIKMEGLLAENDKIPLLHNYGYYTLNKIPDGEKLALTAENKPTGNAPAEHHMEGMDHHQMGNMPAAGGSVKGNTDVAKHVTQQPENWTKGPDKTIVLGTKPGLKFDLTSITLKAGTKVKLTFKNVDDMLHNFVFTTPGSGNAVGEMALKMGLDGEKYDFVPSTPKVLAYTSLLQPGKSDTIYFTVPKTPGVYPFICTYPGHYMVMKGQIKVIK